In Oryza sativa Japonica Group chromosome 2, ASM3414082v1, the following are encoded in one genomic region:
- the LOC4328129 gene encoding uncharacterized protein, whose protein sequence is MEDWDSEDFQPAVPSAKAEPLKSKWADEDVEEDDVKESWEEEEEEKPKPPPVEKTAPKPSGKGAAKKGKQQASTSSEVVQDEALDDPALEKLRQQRLVEEADFKSTTELFGKKDGSEKSLDTFIPKSESDFAEYAELIANKLRPYEKSFHYMGLLKNVMRLSMASLKGADAKDISSSIAAIANEKIKAEKEAAAGKKKQGAKKKQLHIENKDDDFIPGKGNFDDPDEYDFM, encoded by the exons ATGGAGGACTGGG ATTCTGAAGACTTTCAGCCCGCAGTGCCTAGTGCAAAAGCTGAGCCGCTTAAAAGTAAGTGGGCAGATGAAGATGTGGAAGAAGATGATGTAAAAGAATcatgggaagaagaggaggaggag AAACCTAAACCACCACCTGTAGAAAAGACTGCACCAAAACCTAGTGGGAAAGGTGCTGCGAAGAAAGGAAAACAACAAGCATCAACTAGTTCTGAAGTAGTTCAAGATGAGGCTCTGGATGATCCTGCTCTAGAGAAACTTCGTCAACAAAG GCTTGTGGAAGAAGCTGACTTTAAGTCAACTACGGAACTTTTTGGAAAGAAGGACGGCAGTGAAAAGTCCCTAGATACCTTCATCCCAAAGTCTGAGAGTGACTTTGCGGAATATGCAGAGCTTATTGCAAACAAACTGCGTCCCTATGAg AAAAGCTTCCACTATATGGGTCTACTCAAGAATGTCATGAGACTTTCCATGGCATCATTGAAAGGTGCGGATGCGAAAGATATATCGTCCTCCATTGCAGCAATTGCTAATGAAAAGATCAAGGCTGAGAAAGAAGCTGCAGCAGGCAAAAAGAAACAAG GGGCAAAAAAGAAGCAGCTACACATTGAGAATAAAGACGATGATTTCATCCCTGGAAAGGGTAATTTTGATGATCCGGATGAGTACGATTTCATGTGA
- the LOC4328130 gene encoding protein ACCUMULATION AND REPLICATION OF CHLOROPLASTS 6, chloroplastic yields MEGFHNLLARPNSAPFAFSLPRPRPRPRRRPPPHPSAACRAASRWAERLFADFHLLPTAAPSDPPSPAPAPAAAPSASPFVPLFPDAAERSLPLQVDFYKVLGAEPHFLGDGIRRAFEARIAKPPQYGYSTDALVGRRQMLQIAHDTLMNQNSRTQYDRALSENREEALTMDIAWDKVPGVLCALQEAGEALAVLVTGEQLLLDRPPKRFKQDVVLAMALAYVDLSRDAMAASPPDVIGCCEVLERALKLLQEDGASNLAPDLLSQIDETLEEITPRCVLELLSLPIDTEHHKKRQEGLQGARNILWSVGRGGIATVGGGFSREAFMNEAFLRMTSIEQMDFFSKTPNSIPPEWFEIYNVALAHVAQAIISKRPQFIMMADDLFEQLQKFNIGSHYAYDNEMDLALERAFCSLLVGDVSKCRMWLGIDNESSPYRDPKILEFIVTNSSISEENDLLPGLCKLLETWLIFEVFPRSRDTRGMQFRLGDYYDDPEVLSYLERMEGGGASHLAAAAAIAKLGAQATAALGTVKSNAIQAFNKVFPLIEQLDRSAMENTKDGPGGYLENFDQENAPAHDSRNAALKIISAGALFALLAVIGAKYLPRKRPLSAIRSEHGSVAVANSVDSTDDPALDEDPVHIPRMDAKLAEDIVRKWQSIKSKALGPEHSVASLQEVLDGNMLKVWTDRAAEIERHGWFWEYTLSDVTIDSITISLDGRRATVEATIDEAGQLTDVTEPRNNDSYDTKYTTRYEMAFSKLGGWKITEGAVLKS; encoded by the exons aTGGAGGGCTTCCACAACCTCCTCGCCCGCCCCAACTCGGCGCCATTCGccttctccctccctcgcccgcgcccgcgcccgcgccgcagGCCGCCGCCTCACCCCTCCGCTGCCTGCCGCGCCGCGAGCCGCTGGGCCGAACGCCTCTTCGCcgacttccacctcctccccaccgccgcgccctccgaCCCGCCGTCCCCGGCCCcggccccggccgccgcgccctccgcctcccccttcgTCCCGCTcttccccgacgccgccgaACGCTCCCTCCCGCTCCAAGTCGATTTCTACAAG GTTCTAGGGGCAGAGCCACATTTCCTTGGCGATGGCATCAGGAGGGCGTTCGAGGCACGGATAGCCAAGCCACCGCAGTATGGCTACAGCACGGATGCTCTTGTTGGTCGTCGACAAATGCTGCAGATTGCCCATGACACTCTCATGAACCAGAACTCCCGCACTCAGTATGATCGTGCGCTTTCTGAGAACCGTGAAGAAGCTCTCACCATGGATATTGCTTGGGACAAG GTTCCAGGTGTGTTGTGTGCGCTTCAGGAGGCTGGGGAGGCACTTGCTGTGCTTGTAACTGGAGAACAGTTGCTTCTGGATCGGCCACCCAAGCGCTTCAAGCAGGACGTGGTGCTAGCGATGGCTCTGGCTTATGTGGATCTATCAAGGGATGCTATGGCAGCAAGCCCTCCAGATGTAATTGGCTGCTGCGAGGTGCTCGAGAGGGCTCTCAAGCTCTTGCAG GAAGATGGAGCAAGCAATCTCGCACCTGATCTGCTTTCACAGATTGATGAAACTCTCGAGGAGATTACACCTCGCTGTGTATTGGAGCTTCTCTCCCTTCCTATTGACACAGAGCATCATAAGAAGCGCCAAGAAGGGCTTCAAGGTGCGAGAAACATTTTGTGGAGCGTTGGCAGAGGAGGTATTGCTACCGTTGGAGGAGGATTTTCTCGTGAAGCCTTCATGAACGAGGCTTTTTTGAGGATGACATCAATTGAACAG ATGGATTTCTTTTCAAAAACACCGAATAGCATTCCTCCTGAATGGTTTGAAATTTACAATGTAGCACTTGCACATGTCGCTCAAGCAATTATAAGTAAAAGGCCACAATTCATCATGATGGCGGATGATCTTTTTGAACAACTCCAGAAGTTCAACATAGGTTCTCATTATGCTTATGATAATGAGATGGACCTTGCATTGGAAAGGGCATTCTGCTCATTGCTAGTCGGAGATGTTAGCAAGTGCAGAATGTGGCTTGGAATTGATAATGAGTCTTCACCATACAGAGACCCCAAAATTCTAGAGTTTATTGTGACCAACTCTAGCATCAGTGAAGAGAATGATCTTCTTCCAGGGCTGTGCAAGCTTTTGGAGACTTGGCTTATCTTTGAGGTTTTTCCTAGGAGCAGAGATACTCGGGGCATGCAGTTCAGACTTGGAGATTACTACGATGATCCAGAAGTTTTAAGCTACCTAGAAAGGATGGAGGGTGGTGGTGCTTCTCatttggctgctgctgctgctattgcAAAACTTGGTGCTCAAGCTACAGCTGCACTTGGTACTGTGAAATCAAATGCTATTCAAGCGTTCAACAAGGTTTTTCCATTGATAGAACAGTTAGACAGGTCAGCCATGGAAAATACTAAAGATGGCCCTGGGGGATATCTTGAAAATTTTGACCAGGAAAATGCACCTGCTCATGATTCGAGAAATGCCGCCTTGAAGATTATCTCTGCTGGCGCACTGTTTGCACTGTTGGCAGTAATTGGGGCCAAATATTTGCCTCGTAAGAGGCCCCTTTCTGCTATTAGGAGTGAGCATGGATCTGTGGCAGTTGCTAATAGTGTCGACTCTACTGATG ATCCTGCACTAGATGAAGATCCAGTACATATTCCTAGAATGGATGCGAAGCTGGCAGAAGATATTGTTCGCAAGTGGCAGAGTATCAAATCTAAGGCCTTGGGACCAGAACATTCGGTTGCATCATTGCAAGAG GTTCTTGATGGCAACATGCTAAAGGTGTGGACTGACCGAGCAGCGGAGATTGAGCGTCATGGGTGGTTCTGGGAGTATACACTATCCGATGTGACGATTGatagcatcactatctccctaGATGGTCGACGAGCGACTGTGGAGGCTACGATTGATGAGGCAGGCCAACTTACTGATGTTACTGAGCCCAGAAACAATGATTCATATGACACAAAATACACTACCCGGTATGAGATGGCCTTCTCCAAGCTAGGAGGGTGGAAGATAACGGAAGGAGCAGTCCTCAAGTCGTAG
- the LOC9271151 gene encoding uncharacterized protein has translation MMAAPLAAVHAIITCSASNKNSPPSARQQQQTTTTTATRGSPAALPSLLRTTAAAAATAALALAPPDALAAGGEFGILEGRSVALLHPLVMGGLFAYTLWAGYLGWQWRRVRTIQDEINELKKQLKPAAAAATPAAVAAGDSSSSSSSPPPSAPKSPVEIKIDELTEERKKLIKGSFRDRHFNAGSILLGLGVTESVGGALNTWFRTGKLFPGPHLFAGAAITVLWAAAAALVPAMQKGNETARSLHIALNAINVLLFIWQIPTGLEIVGKVFEFTTWP, from the exons ATGAtggccgcgccgctcgccgccgtccacgccaTCATCACCTGCTCCGCCTCCAACAAGAACAGCCCCCCCAGCgccaggcagcagcagcagacgacgacgacgacggcgacgcgtggCTCGCCTGCTGCCCTGCCGTCGTTGctgaggacgacggcggcggcggcggcgacggcggcgctggcgctggcgccGCCGGACGCGCTGGCCGCGGGCGGCGAGTTCGGGATCCTCGAGGGCCGGAGCGTCGCGCTGCTGCACCCGCTCGTCATGGGCGGCCTCTTCGCCTACACGCTCTGGGCGGGCTACCTCGGGTGGCAGTGGCGCAGGGTGCGCACCATCCAGGACGAGATCAACGAGCTCAAGAAGCAGCtcaagcccgccgccgccgccgccacgcccgccgccgtcgccgccggtgactcctcctcctcctcctcctcacctccccCTTCCGCACCCAAGTCGCCTGTCGAAATCAAGATCGACGAACTCACCGAG GAGAGGAAGAAGCTGATCAAGGGATCGTTCCGGGACCGGCATTTCAACGCCGGCTCCATCCTGCTCGGGCTGGGGGTCACCGAGTCCGTCGGCGGCGCGCTCAACACGTGGTTCCGCACCGGCAAGCTCTTCCCGGGGCCGCAcctcttcgccggcgccgccatcaccgtgctctgggccgccgcggcggcgctggtccCGGCGATGCAGAAGGGGAACGAGACGGCGCGGAGCCTGCACATCGCGCTCAACGCCATCAACGTCCTCCTCTTCATCTGGCAGATCCCCACCGGCCTCGAGATCGTCGGCAAGGTCTTCGAGTTCACCACATGGCCATGA